Proteins found in one Zea mays cultivar B73 chromosome 1, Zm-B73-REFERENCE-NAM-5.0, whole genome shotgun sequence genomic segment:
- the LOC100194142 gene encoding Cationic amino acid transporter 1, whose translation MAVGGDANGGGGGVRQRQRGCSCTKADFFPEESFSSWSAYGRALRSTGPRLADRLTSRSLESTELHEVRARSGADMKRDLTWWDLVWFGVGAVIGAGIFVLTGQEAREDVGPAVVVSYVVSGVSAMLSVFCYTEFAVEIPVAGGSFAYLRVELGDFMAFVAAGNILLEYCIGGAAVARAWTSYFATLLNHQPSDFRIHASSLSADYSELDPIAVVVIALVCIFAVASTKGTSRFNYVLSIVHIAVIVFIIVAGLTKADAANMRDFMPFGVRGIFSASAVLFFAYIGFDAVSTMAEETKNPARDIPIGLVGAMTLTTALYCVLAVTLCLMQPYASIDKDAPFSVAFSARGMDWAKYIVAFGALKGMTTVLLVSAVGQARYLTHIARTHMMPPWLAQVHPRTGTPVNATVVMLVATAIIAFFTDLGILSNLLSISTLFIFMLVAVALLVRRYYVAGETTVANRNKLAACIIAILATSSATATCWGVNVNGWVPYAVTVPAWFASTVCLWAFVPQARAPKLWGVPLVPWLPSASIAINVFLLGSIDYKSFMRFGFWTAGLLVYYLFVGLHASYDTAKALAADSAMAKVEDGDGKPARGAVHNGEY comes from the exons ATGGCGGTCGGGGGCGATgccaacggcggcggcggcggggtgcGTCAGCGCCAGCGCGGGTGTTCGTGCACCAAGGCGGACTTCTTCCCGGAGGAGTCGTTCTCGAGCTGGTCGGCGTACGGGCGGGCGCTGCGCAGCACGGGGCCCCGGCTGGCCGACCGCCTCACGTCGCGGTCGCTGGAGTCGACGGAGCTGCACGAGGTGCGCGCCCGCAGCGGCGCCGACATGAAGCGGGACCTCACGTGGTGGGACCTGGTGTGGTTCGGCGTCGGCGCCGTCATCGGCGCCGGGATCTTCGTGCTCACTGGCCAGGAGGCCAGGGAGGACGTCGGCCCCGCCGTCGTCGTCTCCTACGTCGTCTCCGGCGTCTCCGCCATGCTCTCCGTCTTCTGCTACACCGAGTTCGCCGTCGAGATCCCCGTCGCAG GTGGATCGTTCGCGTACTTGCGTGTGGAGCTCGGCGACTTCATGGCGTTCGTGGCGGCGGGCAACATCCTGCTGGAGTACTGCATCGGCGGCGCGGCCGTGGCGCGCGCCTGGACGTCCTACTTCGCCACGCTGCTGAACCACCAGCCCAGCGACTTCCGCATCCACGCGTCGTCGCTCTCCGCCGACTACTCGGAGCTGGACCCCATCGCCGTCGTCGTCATCGCGCTCGTCTGCATCTTCGCCGTGGCCAGCACCAAGGGCACCTCCCGCTTCAACTACGTCCTCTCCATTGTCCACATCgccgtcatcgtcttcatcatcgtggcCGGGCTCACCAAGGCCGACGCTGCcaacatgcgggacttcatgcccTTCGGCGTCCGCGGCATCTTCTCCGCGTCCGCCGTGCTCTTCTTCGCCTACATCGGCTTCGACGCCGTGAGCACCATGGCGGAGGAGACCAAGAACCCGGCGCGGGACATCCCGATCGGCCTCGTGGGCGCCATGACGCTCACCACCGCGCTCTACTGCGTGCTCGCCGTCACGCTCTGCCTCATGCAGCCGTACGCGTCCATCGACAAGGACGCGCCCTTCTCCGTGGCGTTCTCGGCCAGGGGCATGGACTGGGCCAAGTACATCGTCGCCTTCGGCGCGCTCAAGGGGATGACCACCGTTCTGCTGGTCAGCGCCGTCGGCCAGGCGCGGTACCTCACGCACATCGCCCGGACGCACATGATGCCGCCGTGGCTCGCGCAGGTGCACCCGCGGACGGGGACGCCCGTCAATGCCACCGTCGTCATGCTCGTCGCCACCGCGATCATCGCCTTCTTCACCGACCTTGGCATCCTCTCCAACCTGCTCTCCATCTCCACGCTCTTCATATTCATGCTCGTCGCCGTCGCGCTGCTGGTCCGCCGCTACTACGTCGCCGGGGAGACCACGGTCGCCAACCGGAACAAGCTGGCGGCGTGCATCATCGCCATCCTGGCGACGTCGTCGGCCACAGCGACGTGCTGGGGGGTGAACGTGAACGGGTGGGTGCCGTACGCGGTGACGGTGCCCGCGTGGTTTGCGTCGACGGTGTGCCTGTGGGCGTTCGTGCCGCAGGCCAGGGCGCCCAAGCTGTGGGGCGTGCCGCTAGTGCCGTGGCTGCCGTCAGCGTCCATCGCCATCAACGTCTTCCTCCTGGGATCCATCGACTACAAGTCGTTCATGCGCTTCGGCTTCTGGACGGCCGGGCTTCTCGTTTACTACCTCTTCGTCGGCCTGCACGCGTCCTACGACACAGCCAAGGCGCTCGCCGCCGATTCTGCCATGGCCAAGGTGGAGGATGGCGACGGCAAGCCGGCACGAGGCGCCGTCCATAACGGTGAGTACTGA